A genome region from Glutamicibacter arilaitensis Re117 includes the following:
- a CDS encoding SIP domain-containing protein, with product MATLQASDLTLAYDKVTIVDELSLDIPTGQVSIVVGANGCGKSTLLRALSRLLKPAGGQVLLDGADIHSRPAKEVAKTLGLLPQSPTAPDGITARELISRGRYPHQGLFKRFSAEDEAAVNRAMELTGTTELAERSVDELSGGQRQRVWIAMALAQETDLLLLDEPTTFLDVAHQLEVLDVVSELNRSRGITVVIVLHDLNLAARYADYLVALRHGKIYAAGHPNEVVTEKTVKDVFGMPSRVIPDPVGGTPLVLPIGRHRVLRTEQVLASKGIFRAEAARKNTESEQVVDVQQAIQAAAELDPNTMRPAYEHVPTLAFETTVVNSQQLAPSFRRVTVSGQDLEYFGTNSHPLDMRIKLLLPPAGGSALTEEIESMRPLAMTSPAEQQGWYKRWLSIDPDTRGYMRTYTVRAFREAGHRDNIGATSELDIDFVMHGHMVDGQLQGGPATEFGDRAKVGDPLLLLGPNKMLNDSSYGGIEFRRGDATRVLLAGDETAAPAICAILEALPSNVTGHALIEVPETTDILGASTRSGVSVQWLTRGSHEHGELLLSTLRQVVAIPAAGVVHTNAEPEDIDVDADILWETGQANTAPFYAWIAGEAGTVKEMRRYLVRDAGVDRKQVAFMGYWRRGKTEN from the coding sequence ATGGCTACTTTGCAGGCTAGCGATTTGACCTTGGCCTATGACAAGGTCACCATCGTCGACGAGCTGTCACTGGATATCCCCACCGGGCAGGTGAGCATCGTCGTCGGCGCCAACGGCTGCGGCAAGTCCACCTTGCTGCGCGCCTTGTCGCGGCTGCTCAAGCCAGCTGGCGGCCAGGTGCTGCTGGACGGAGCCGATATCCATTCCAGGCCGGCTAAGGAAGTTGCCAAGACCCTGGGCTTGCTGCCGCAGTCGCCCACCGCACCGGATGGCATCACCGCCCGTGAGCTGATCAGCCGTGGCCGCTACCCGCATCAGGGACTGTTCAAGCGTTTCTCCGCCGAGGACGAGGCGGCGGTGAACCGCGCCATGGAGCTGACCGGAACCACCGAGCTGGCCGAACGCTCGGTCGATGAGCTCTCCGGCGGCCAGCGCCAGCGTGTCTGGATCGCCATGGCGCTGGCCCAGGAAACCGATTTGCTGCTACTGGACGAGCCGACCACCTTCTTGGACGTGGCGCACCAGCTTGAAGTGCTCGATGTGGTCAGTGAATTGAACCGCAGCCGCGGAATCACCGTGGTGATCGTGTTGCATGATTTGAACTTGGCGGCGCGCTACGCCGATTACCTGGTGGCCTTGCGCCACGGCAAGATCTACGCCGCCGGACATCCCAATGAAGTGGTCACCGAGAAGACCGTCAAGGATGTTTTCGGCATGCCAAGCCGTGTGATCCCTGACCCGGTGGGCGGCACCCCGCTGGTTCTGCCCATTGGCCGCCACCGCGTGCTGCGCACCGAACAGGTGCTGGCCTCCAAGGGCATCTTCCGTGCCGAGGCCGCACGTAAGAACACCGAATCCGAGCAGGTAGTCGATGTGCAGCAGGCGATCCAGGCCGCCGCCGAACTGGATCCGAACACCATGCGCCCTGCCTATGAGCATGTGCCGACGCTGGCCTTCGAGACTACCGTGGTCAACAGCCAGCAGCTGGCACCATCCTTCCGCCGCGTTACTGTCAGCGGCCAGGATCTGGAGTACTTTGGCACCAACAGCCATCCGCTGGATATGCGCATTAAGTTGCTGTTGCCACCGGCTGGCGGCTCTGCGTTGACCGAAGAAATCGAATCGATGCGTCCGCTGGCGATGACCAGTCCGGCCGAGCAGCAGGGCTGGTACAAGCGCTGGCTATCGATTGATCCAGATACGCGCGGCTACATGCGCACCTACACCGTGCGTGCCTTCCGTGAAGCCGGCCACCGGGACAACATCGGGGCCACCTCCGAACTGGATATCGACTTCGTGATGCACGGCCACATGGTTGACGGGCAGCTTCAGGGCGGTCCGGCCACCGAATTCGGCGACCGCGCCAAGGTGGGCGACCCGCTGTTGCTGCTGGGGCCAAATAAGATGCTCAACGATTCCAGCTACGGCGGTATCGAGTTCCGCCGCGGGGATGCCACTCGCGTGTTGCTGGCTGGCGATGAGACTGCGGCCCCGGCCATTTGCGCGATCCTCGAAGCCCTGCCGTCGAATGTCACCGGCCATGCGCTCATTGAAGTTCCAGAGACCACCGACATCCTCGGTGCGTCCACCCGTTCGGGTGTCTCGGTGCAGTGGCTGACCCGTGGCAGCCACGAGCACGGCGAATTGCTGCTTTCGACGCTGCGCCAGGTCGTGGCCATTCCAGCTGCCGGCGTGGTGCATACCAATGCCGAGCCGGAAGATATCGACGTTGATGCCGACATCCTGTGGGAAACCGGCCAGGCGAACACCGCCCCGTTCTATGCGTGGATTGCTGGTGAGGCCGGCACGGTCAAGGAAATGCGCCGCTATTTGGTGCGCGAT
- a CDS encoding FecCD family ABC transporter permease, which yields MTQPSKTKDSDSSAQAPKAITAVPLASRRKSRTRRTALWMILALLLAIAAYLFWGRDRLPADEVLQVLTGQSVPGTSFIIIEDRLPRIAVGALAGAGLGISGSLFQRWLGNPLASPDVIGVGYGASAAAVLAVIILGYNDWKLNAFSLAGGLLIAALIYWLSASGKRTGSRLILAGLAIGAMLQALIQYLLTQAQVNTASDVMHWLTGSLSSSNWENALLLLVSLGVIGILLLPVVLRQLKMLELGEDTAAALGLHVGWARALLVFAAVAMGALPIAVTGPLAFVAFLAGPITAALTRGPINILLSGLTGATLVIVANFFAANLFAELSLPVGVITGAFGAPFLIWILVRANSTGSGA from the coding sequence ATGACCCAGCCTAGCAAGACCAAAGACTCGGACAGCTCCGCGCAGGCACCGAAAGCGATCACCGCAGTGCCCCTGGCTTCGCGCCGCAAGAGCCGTACGCGGCGTACCGCGCTGTGGATGATCCTGGCCCTGCTGCTGGCCATCGCGGCCTACCTCTTCTGGGGACGGGACCGGTTGCCGGCCGATGAAGTGCTGCAGGTATTGACCGGGCAAAGCGTTCCGGGCACCAGCTTCATCATCATCGAAGACCGCCTTCCCCGGATAGCCGTAGGCGCCTTGGCCGGTGCCGGCCTGGGCATCTCCGGCTCCCTGTTCCAGCGCTGGCTGGGCAACCCGCTGGCCAGCCCCGATGTGATCGGCGTGGGCTATGGTGCCTCGGCGGCCGCAGTGCTTGCGGTGATCATCCTGGGCTATAACGACTGGAAGCTCAACGCCTTTTCCCTTGCCGGCGGTCTGCTGATCGCCGCCTTGATCTACTGGCTCTCGGCTTCAGGCAAGCGCACCGGTTCCCGGCTGATTCTCGCAGGCCTGGCCATCGGGGCCATGCTGCAGGCGCTGATCCAATACCTGCTCACCCAAGCGCAGGTGAACACCGCCAGCGACGTCATGCACTGGCTGACCGGCTCGCTGTCATCGAGCAACTGGGAGAACGCCCTGCTGCTGCTGGTGTCCCTGGGTGTTATTGGAATTCTGCTGCTGCCGGTGGTGCTGCGCCAGCTGAAGATGCTGGAGCTGGGGGAGGACACCGCAGCCGCCTTGGGCTTGCACGTGGGCTGGGCCCGGGCACTGCTGGTCTTTGCCGCGGTAGCCATGGGTGCCCTGCCGATTGCCGTCACCGGGCCGCTGGCCTTCGTGGCGTTCCTGGCCGGGCCGATTACTGCGGCGCTGACCCGCGGTCCCATCAACATCCTGCTCTCGGGCTTAACCGGGGCAACGCTGGTGATCGTGGCCAATTTCTTTGCTGCGAACCTTTTCGCAGAACTGTCACTGCCGGTGGGAGTCATCACCGGCGCATTCGGCGCACCATTCCTGATCTGGATCCTGGTGCGCGCAAACTCAACTGGAAGCGGTGCATAA
- a CDS encoding FecCD family ABC transporter permease: MTATESVTRPARPVKAPKTSRKLSAFALLFVLLALALFASLLLGARSVSLGTVFDAIWAFDPDNADQGVVASRFARTVGALVVGAALGLAGAGLQGLTRNPLADTGILGLNAGSSMTVVLAIAFLGVSSLTGIMIAAFLGAAVVMTLVYLVANVGRDGATPIKLALGGAAMAVGVGAITNAILMISDATMDRFRMWQIGSISSSGIDTFLGAIPVVAIGTVIVLSTAKVSNAVSMGDDTAVALGFNLGRARLIGSIGVVILAGTATAVAGPIAFVGLMIPHAVRLLVGSDYRWLMPACVIAGPILLLVADTVGRIIAPPGEIQVGVMCAMLGGPIFIIMMRSGMKSVSL; this comes from the coding sequence ATGACCGCGACTGAAAGTGTTACGCGCCCAGCACGGCCTGTCAAAGCACCAAAGACCAGCCGGAAGCTCAGTGCTTTTGCGCTGCTCTTCGTGCTGCTGGCCCTCGCGCTCTTCGCATCGTTGCTGCTCGGGGCGCGAAGCGTTTCGCTGGGTACCGTCTTTGATGCGATCTGGGCCTTTGACCCGGACAACGCGGACCAAGGCGTGGTGGCTTCGCGCTTTGCGCGCACCGTTGGCGCCCTGGTGGTGGGCGCTGCCCTGGGCCTGGCCGGCGCCGGATTGCAGGGTCTGACCCGCAACCCGCTGGCCGATACCGGCATCCTCGGGCTGAACGCAGGTTCTTCCATGACAGTGGTGCTGGCGATCGCCTTTTTGGGCGTGAGCTCCTTGACCGGAATCATGATCGCCGCCTTCTTGGGTGCCGCGGTGGTGATGACCTTGGTGTACCTGGTGGCTAATGTGGGCCGCGACGGTGCGACTCCCATCAAGCTGGCCCTGGGCGGTGCCGCCATGGCGGTAGGCGTGGGCGCGATTACCAATGCGATCTTGATGATTTCCGATGCCACCATGGATCGATTCCGCATGTGGCAGATCGGCTCGATCTCCAGCAGCGGCATTGACACCTTCCTCGGTGCCATCCCCGTTGTGGCCATCGGCACGGTAATCGTGCTTTCCACTGCCAAAGTTTCCAACGCCGTCTCCATGGGGGATGACACGGCAGTTGCCCTGGGCTTCAATCTTGGCCGGGCTCGGCTGATTGGTTCCATCGGCGTGGTGATCCTTGCCGGTACGGCCACCGCAGTGGCCGGCCCCATCGCCTTTGTGGGCTTGATGATCCCGCACGCTGTCCGCTTGCTTGTCGGCTCGGACTACCGCTGGCTGATGCCCGCGTGCGTCATCGCCGGACCGATTCTGCTGCTGGTAGCTGATACCGTAGGACGGATCATCGCCCCGCCTGGTGAAATCCAAGTCGGCGTCATGTGCGCCATGCTCGGCGGACCGATCTTCATCATCATGATGCGCAGCGGCATGAAGTCGGTGAGCCTGTGA
- a CDS encoding MBL fold metallo-hydrolase encodes MALLPSPTIIAPGIGLLRAQNPSEMTLDGTNSYLLFDPALDELAPGTPAVLIDPGPDLEDHLQALAAFDIQLVLITHRHSDHTGGIDSFYRMTGAPVRAVLPEFCRDAAVFTDQEVVNAAGVDIQVLFTPGHTSDSVCFIRQGQSDHLFTGDTVLGRGTTILEHPDGTLADYLGSLQRLLDLEDMALHPAHGQQHDSSHPLLRMYLEHRHARLDQVRAALQKLGKAGADARPAELLELVYPDLDARLAGAATHSLEAQLHYLSVNP; translated from the coding sequence ATGGCTCTTCTTCCCTCGCCCACCATTATCGCCCCAGGCATCGGCTTGCTGCGTGCCCAGAACCCTTCTGAAATGACGTTGGACGGGACTAATTCTTATCTGCTGTTCGATCCTGCTTTGGATGAACTGGCGCCCGGAACACCTGCGGTGCTCATTGATCCGGGGCCGGATCTTGAAGACCATTTGCAGGCCTTGGCGGCCTTTGATATCCAATTGGTGCTCATTACCCACCGGCATTCGGACCACACGGGAGGAATTGATTCCTTCTACCGGATGACCGGGGCGCCGGTGCGCGCCGTGCTGCCTGAGTTCTGCCGGGATGCTGCGGTCTTCACCGATCAGGAAGTGGTCAACGCTGCCGGGGTGGATATCCAGGTGCTCTTCACACCGGGCCACACCTCGGACTCGGTGTGCTTCATCCGCCAGGGCCAAAGCGACCACCTGTTTACCGGAGATACGGTGCTGGGCCGGGGTACCACCATCTTGGAACATCCCGATGGCACCCTGGCCGATTATCTGGGTTCCTTGCAACGGCTGCTGGACTTGGAGGATATGGCTTTGCATCCGGCCCATGGCCAGCAGCACGATTCCTCGCATCCGCTGCTGCGGATGTATTTGGAGCATCGGCATGCGCGTTTGGATCAAGTTCGCGCCGCTTTGCAGAAACTCGGCAAGGCCGGGGCCGACGCGCGACCAGCTGAATTGCTGGAGCTTGTCTACCCCGACCTCGATGCGCGCCTGGCGGGCGCGGCTACCCATTCCCTGGAAGCGCAGTTGCACTATCTGTCAGTGAATCCTTAG
- a CDS encoding ABC transporter substrate-binding protein, with amino-acid sequence MKNSRRAGIIAASTAIFALSLSACGASSTTAEPSTDSSAQGAEDFTPVTIKNIYGETKIEEAPERVATISWVNADVLLSLDTVPVGMDADTYGMNDNNSTTWKDAALEGLDASIGSENAPVQYKVGDDIDYTGIAASKPDVIFAPYSGLAKEQYEKLQKIAPVVGPIEPSYLTSWEQVTEAAGQMLGKEEEADALIEDIEGKLANVGEENPVLKDTTFIAADLSAPETAYVYSEGDTRPRFLSALGMTQADYVQKNAAKDTFYFTVSPEKVNEWDSDIVFSSAVAGNTMEDIIKGQPLYGQIPAAKNDAVALPGTDEATLAISSASPLSIEWALENVVPGIVKAAENAAAAK; translated from the coding sequence ATGAAAAATTCACGTCGCGCCGGAATCATCGCCGCTTCAACTGCCATTTTCGCGCTGAGCCTGTCCGCTTGTGGGGCGTCGAGCACCACCGCGGAGCCATCGACTGATTCTTCGGCACAGGGTGCAGAAGACTTCACTCCGGTCACCATCAAGAACATCTACGGTGAAACCAAGATTGAAGAAGCCCCAGAGCGCGTTGCGACCATCTCGTGGGTCAACGCTGATGTCCTGCTGTCGCTGGACACCGTACCTGTGGGCATGGATGCCGACACCTACGGCATGAACGATAACAACTCCACCACCTGGAAGGACGCGGCTCTTGAAGGGCTGGACGCTTCCATCGGTTCCGAGAATGCCCCAGTGCAGTACAAGGTCGGCGACGACATCGACTACACCGGCATCGCCGCCTCGAAGCCAGATGTCATCTTCGCCCCGTACTCGGGCTTGGCAAAAGAGCAATACGAGAAGCTGCAGAAAATCGCTCCGGTGGTTGGCCCCATCGAGCCTAGCTACCTGACCAGCTGGGAACAGGTCACCGAAGCTGCCGGCCAGATGCTGGGCAAGGAAGAAGAAGCTGACGCCCTGATCGAAGATATCGAAGGCAAGCTGGCCAATGTGGGCGAAGAGAACCCAGTCCTGAAGGACACCACCTTCATCGCCGCTGACCTCTCGGCCCCTGAGACCGCCTACGTCTACTCCGAAGGCGACACCCGTCCACGCTTCCTGAGCGCACTGGGCATGACCCAGGCCGACTACGTGCAGAAGAACGCGGCCAAGGACACCTTCTACTTCACCGTTTCCCCTGAAAAGGTCAACGAGTGGGACTCGGATATCGTCTTCTCCTCGGCCGTTGCAGGCAACACGATGGAAGACATCATCAAGGGACAGCCGCTGTACGGCCAGATCCCAGCAGCGAAGAACGATGCCGTAGCACTGCCGGGCACCGATGAAGCAACCTTGGCAATCTCCTCGGCTTCGCCACTGTCCATTGAATGGGCACTGGAGAACGTCGTTCCCGGTATCGTCAAGGCTGCCGAAAACGCAGCCGCAGCAAAGTAA